From a single Paenibacillus sp. FSL R5-0345 genomic region:
- a CDS encoding nucleotidyltransferase-like protein, whose translation MELSLSNVTLLSGETFEENVLGAVALRQEGSTPFQSALLHDFDMVVLVLHEEQDLEHIVRHTIAGDKRTQSVHIGLSALERAVMAGDNNELLTSLMIGEVIWDPKGILGDMRREILQFEGPLKERVEFMEFARFLHLYVKSKRYIEAGCIMDAYNCVLMALYHWARIEVSEAGLFPEPAVWEQVKSLNTSVHKLYEELTISTETLEQRVELVLLACEFGIMSKMTDCCALLFNILNSRKEAWSIKELLQHSGLCQLEAELPLVLRKLVSRSLIREITLWTAGYGGEGHAIRYTL comes from the coding sequence ATGGAATTGTCATTGTCCAATGTAACTTTGTTGAGTGGAGAAACGTTTGAAGAGAATGTTTTAGGAGCTGTCGCTTTGCGGCAGGAAGGAAGTACTCCATTTCAAAGCGCGCTACTTCACGATTTTGATATGGTTGTGTTAGTTTTGCACGAGGAACAGGATTTAGAACATATTGTTCGCCACACCATTGCCGGTGACAAACGGACACAGTCAGTCCATATTGGCCTTTCCGCTTTGGAGCGGGCTGTCATGGCGGGCGATAATAACGAACTCCTTACTAGTTTGATGATTGGGGAAGTGATCTGGGATCCCAAAGGAATATTAGGGGATATGCGCCGGGAAATTTTGCAATTCGAAGGCCCTCTAAAGGAACGAGTCGAGTTCATGGAGTTTGCGCGATTCTTGCATTTGTATGTGAAATCTAAAAGGTATATAGAAGCCGGCTGCATTATGGATGCGTATAACTGTGTATTGATGGCTTTATATCATTGGGCAAGAATAGAAGTGAGTGAAGCTGGTTTATTTCCAGAGCCCGCTGTTTGGGAGCAAGTTAAAAGCTTGAATACTTCGGTCCATAAATTATATGAGGAACTAACCATAAGCACGGAGACCTTAGAGCAAAGAGTTGAGCTTGTTCTTCTAGCGTGTGAATTTGGAATTATGTCCAAAATGACCGATTGTTGTGCGTTGCTCTTTAATATTTTGAATAGCCGCAAGGAAGCGTGGAGCATAAAAGAATTGCTTCAGCATTCTGGCCTATGTCAATTAGAGGCTGAGTTGCCATTGGTATTACGAAAGCTTGTTTCTCGTTCATTAATCCGTGAGATTACTTTATGGACTGCTGGATACGGGGGAGAGGGTCATGCGATCCGATATACCTTATAG
- a CDS encoding AraC family transcriptional regulator — protein sequence MDRVLYIVNAAHEVNTYIPPHQHECYELVYYLNGLGTTNVGSRSYHFRSSSFALIPPNHKHDENHREDATILFVGFHSNHPNMENLQGVYEDDKDHTVLQILLRMKAEFTRKQDGFSELLNLQMSEITVHLIRLLSASGFQSPTEDRVQYVLNYMNEHYRHKLSVATLSEMSGYSYDRFRHLFKERFGSSPLRYLLLKRLDYAKSLLQHTQMHISEVSAAAGFVNDAQFCNMFKREVGLTPRAFRLSSQ from the coding sequence ATGGATCGTGTTCTATATATTGTAAATGCAGCACATGAGGTTAATACCTATATTCCACCACACCAGCATGAATGTTATGAACTAGTCTATTATTTAAACGGATTAGGAACTACCAATGTAGGTTCGCGAAGTTATCATTTTCGTTCTTCTTCATTCGCGCTAATACCACCCAATCATAAACATGACGAGAATCATCGCGAAGACGCTACTATACTATTTGTAGGCTTCCATTCAAATCACCCGAATATGGAGAATTTGCAAGGCGTATATGAAGATGATAAAGACCATACTGTTCTACAGATCTTGCTTCGAATGAAAGCAGAGTTTACGCGCAAACAAGATGGATTCTCTGAACTATTGAACCTTCAAATGAGCGAAATCACTGTTCATCTGATACGGCTTCTTAGCGCCTCTGGGTTTCAATCGCCAACGGAAGACAGAGTCCAATATGTTCTAAACTATATGAATGAGCATTACCGCCATAAGCTATCGGTCGCAACACTCTCTGAGATGTCTGGATACAGCTATGATCGTTTCCGCCATTTATTTAAAGAGCGATTCGGCTCTTCACCTCTTCGCTATCTACTATTGAAACGTCTGGATTATGCAAAGTCTCTCTTACAACATACCCAAATGCATATCTCAGAAGTATCCGCTGCTGCTGGGTTTGTCAATGATGCTCAATTCTGCAATATGTTTAAACGTGAAGTTGGTCTCACACCGCGGGCATTCCGACTAAGCAGTCAATAA
- a CDS encoding DUF2614 family zinc ribbon-containing protein, producing the protein MKFKTAKINAFRTWGLLLTMLGMGLMVLGTAGIVFWGSTGKVFAGIGLVIGLISMMSSLAIYFWAGMLSTSAVQLECPECHKLTKMLGKTDRCMFCHTILTMDPAEANITAEQLEQQQLNH; encoded by the coding sequence ATGAAGTTTAAAACGGCTAAGATCAACGCTTTTCGCACATGGGGATTACTGCTCACAATGCTCGGAATGGGACTTATGGTTTTGGGTACAGCAGGCATAGTATTCTGGGGATCAACCGGAAAAGTATTCGCTGGAATCGGACTTGTAATCGGTTTAATTTCCATGATGTCAAGTCTTGCGATCTATTTCTGGGCTGGCATGCTGTCAACGAGCGCAGTTCAGCTAGAGTGCCCAGAATGTCACAAGCTAACCAAGATGCTCGGCAAAACAGACCGCTGTATGTTCTGCCACACGATCCTTACTATGGATCCGGCAGAGGCCAATATTACAGCAGAA
- a CDS encoding BMP family ABC transporter substrate-binding protein has protein sequence MNKKVLSLLLLVVMVMVTACGNNTSSNGSSTNAGSNAAEGGETSSGDKLKVVLLIPGTLGDKSFFDSANSGLQKVKDELGAETKVVEMGVDKTKWEPTFNDIAAEDWDVIISGGSEITEMFNATAELYPDKKFINYDTDIDEAPENMYNMSYATNEVSFLAGAVAALATQSDMPNANPENVIGFVGGMDIPGINAFLVGYIQGAQYVDPDVKVAVSYAGDFVNPAKGKELSLIQYNSGVDVIFNVAGGTGLGIFDAAKEKKKYAIGVDSDQAMLLNETDSEKANLIVTSSIKKIDSAILGAVKKLQEGTLEMGKRDVLSFVDDGVGIAENEIYKNVFPADLQAKVEEVKQKLINKEITVDNAMGMETSEVEAIRNAVKP, from the coding sequence ATGAATAAGAAAGTTCTTTCTTTGTTGTTACTAGTAGTAATGGTAATGGTCACAGCTTGTGGAAATAATACGTCGAGTAATGGATCTTCCACGAATGCAGGATCTAATGCAGCTGAAGGTGGAGAAACAAGTTCAGGAGATAAACTCAAAGTTGTGCTTCTGATTCCAGGAACGCTTGGAGATAAATCTTTCTTTGACTCTGCGAATAGCGGTTTGCAAAAGGTTAAGGATGAACTGGGTGCAGAAACAAAGGTTGTAGAAATGGGTGTCGATAAAACGAAATGGGAGCCTACGTTTAACGATATCGCCGCTGAGGATTGGGATGTTATTATTTCTGGCGGATCGGAAATTACAGAGATGTTTAATGCAACGGCTGAATTATATCCAGACAAAAAATTCATTAACTATGATACCGATATAGATGAAGCACCAGAGAACATGTACAACATGTCTTATGCGACTAATGAAGTATCTTTTCTAGCAGGTGCTGTAGCGGCGCTAGCTACACAATCCGATATGCCTAATGCTAATCCTGAGAATGTGATCGGATTTGTAGGCGGTATGGATATTCCAGGGATTAACGCTTTCTTGGTTGGCTACATTCAGGGCGCTCAATATGTTGATCCTGATGTGAAGGTAGCTGTATCGTATGCTGGTGATTTCGTTAACCCGGCTAAAGGTAAGGAGCTTTCACTGATTCAATATAACTCCGGTGTGGATGTTATTTTTAACGTAGCTGGGGGTACAGGTCTTGGGATCTTTGATGCAGCTAAAGAGAAGAAGAAATATGCTATTGGCGTAGACTCTGATCAGGCGATGTTACTTAATGAAACAGATAGCGAAAAAGCAAACTTGATCGTTACTTCTTCTATTAAAAAGATTGATAGTGCTATTCTGGGTGCCGTGAAGAAATTACAAGAGGGTACGCTGGAAATGGGTAAACGTGATGTATTGAGCTTCGTAGATGATGGTGTAGGCATTGCAGAGAATGAGATATATAAAAATGTCTTCCCAGCGGATCTTCAGGCTAAAGTTGAAGAAGTGAAGCAAAAGCTGATCAATAAAGAAATTACAGTAGATAACGCGATGGGAATGGAAACCTCAGAAGTAGAAGCCATTCGTAACGCAGTTAAGCCTTAA